A genomic region of Bombus pyrosoma isolate SC7728 linkage group LG6, ASM1482585v1, whole genome shotgun sequence contains the following coding sequences:
- the LOC122568215 gene encoding ATP-dependent RNA helicase me31b has translation MMTETHINSNHVLNSGLNTKSEIDKMDDVGWKAKLKIPPKDKRIKTSDVTDTRGNEFEEFCLKRELLMGIFEKGWEKPSPIQEASIPIALSGKDILARAKNGTGKTGAYSIPVLEQVDPRKDVIQALVLVPTRELALQTSQICIELAKHMDIKVMVTTGGTDLRDDIMRIYQTVQVIIATPGRILDLMDKNVANMDHCKTLVLDEADKLLSQDFKGMLDHVISRLPHERQILLYSATFPLTVKQFMEKHLRDPYEINLMEELTLKGVTQYYAFVQERQKVHCLNTLFSKLQITQSIIFCNSTQRVELLAKKITDLGYCCYYIHAKMAQAHRNRVFHDFRAGLCRNLVSSDLFTRGIDVQAVNVVINFDFPKMAETYLHRIGRSGRFGHLGIAINLITYEDRFNLHRIEQELGTEIKPIPKVIDPSLYVARPEDNNSMEEGNVSK, from the exons ATGATGACAGAAACACATATAAATTCCAATCATGTCCTAAATTCTGGTTTGAATACCAAATCAGAAATAGACAAAATGGACGATGTGGGTTGGAAAgccaaattaaaaattccaccAAAGGACAAACGAATTAAAACTAGT GATGTTACTGATACTCGTGGCAATGAATTTGAGGAGTTTTGCCTAAAACGAGAATTATTAATGGGCATCTTTGAAAAAGGTTGGGAAAAGCCTTCTCCAATTCAAGAAGCCAGTATTCCTATTGCATTATCTGGTAAAGATATCTTGGCCCGTGCAAAAAATGGGACTGGTAAAACTGGGGCCTATTCAATTCCAGTGCTAGAACAG GTTGATCCACGAAAAGATGTGATTCAGGCACTAGTACTTGTACCCACTAGAGAGTTAGCTCTTCAGACATCGCAAATTTGCATTGAACTGGCAAAACATATGGACATAAAAGTAATGGTAACTACTGGAGGAACAGACTTACGGGATGACATTATGAGGATTTACCAGACAG TACAAGTAATAATAGCAACGCCAGGAAGAATTCTTGACCTTATGGACAAGAATGTTGCAAATATGGATCATTGTAAAACTCTAGTTTTGGATGAAGCAGATAAACTACTGTCGCAAGATTTTAAAGGAATGTTAGATCATGTCATTTCCAG ATTACCACATGAACGTCAAATACTGCTGTATTCAGCTACATTTCCCCTGACAGTGAAACAATTCATGGAAAAACACTTAAGAGATCCATATGAGATTAATTTAATGGAAGAACTCACATTGAAAGGTGTAACACAATATTATGCCTTTGTACAAGAACGACAAAAAGTTCATTGTCTTAACACACTGTTCTCCAAG ttgcAAATAACACAAAGCATAATATTCTGCAATTCAACACAACGCGTTGAATTACTTGCAAAAAAGATAACAGATCTTGGATATTGCTGTTATTATATACACGCGAAAATGGCGCAGGCACACCGAAATCGCGTGTTCCATGATTTTCGAGCAGGACTATGCAGAAACTTG GTGAGCAGTGATCTGTTTACTCGTGGTATTGATGTACAAGCTGTGAACGTCGTTATCAATTTTGACTTTCCAAAAATGGCAGAGACATACCTTCATCGTATCGGCCGATCAGGACGGTTCGGTCACTTAGGTATAGCAATTAACCTAATCACGTACGAAGACCGTTTTAATTTACATCGTATCGAACAAGAGCTTGGAACAGAGATTAAACCTATTCCAAAGGTAATAGATCCAAGTTTGTATGTAGCAAGACCAGAAGACAATAATAGCATGGAAGAGGGTAATGTGTCTAAGTAG
- the LOC122568259 gene encoding leucine-rich repeat-containing protein 24-like, with product MRLARLASSSKIVGADSVYRNQDQHSTIINVFVMEISVFLFYVTTLLGIVTSDKCAVECSCKWKSGKRTVECVNRALTSIPEWVDPETQVLDTSGNDIRTLPSNIFKRVRLTNLQRLYLRECRIDRIDSEALAGLTNLVELDLSHNLLTVVPTASFLDTPFLRDLVLSNNLLKRIHSHAFKSTPNLVKLDLSHTQLVEIEAKGFRGLELLESLKLNNNQLSTLHPGTFEPLNKLTSIELHDNPWICDCHLREMKMWLVKHNLPTLQAPLCHGPKQLLNRTFTDLSIDDFACRPILLIASRYAEATIGENASIVCRVSAIPPAKVKWYWNGRLLTNHSAFSGYQKILIFEEGQFRKRSTLVLTNAQEADSSEFYCVAENRAGSVEANFTLHVSLRTAGMSTLGSGQIAGISAALVVLILFILLIILVLFIRLRRMPLKDVKSSVPAEGVSADSTGGNNENPSSATSTTRRKHEEIETTSFGVESKPPVSLNLSYVQRPQAAALQTENEYGSIGRFDDQSQQPSVMVAPGACFSSTTSLMPIDNPDLIRDTRRGSAEDITPYGGADYSRMEVVDDAKILYTSCMWEARDTCRTTVPVSTYPSKEALAVVAPMVEQFPPGAKQIRVWQKGVPVLPPVSALKRVLGSTRSSPDEGYQEGTGTDV from the coding sequence ATGCGCCTGGCGAGGCTAGCGTCCTCGAGCAAAATAGTCGGGGCGGATAGCGTCTATCGTAACCAGGACCAGCATTCGACAATAATAAACGTGTTCGTCATGGAAATCTCGGTGTTCTTGTTTTACGTGACGACGTTGCTGGGCATTGTGACCAGCGACAAGTGCGCCGTTGAGTGTTCTTGTAAGTGGAAGAGCGGGAAGCGCACGGTCGAGTGTGTAAATCGTGCCCTGACTAGCATACCGGAGTGGGTCGATCCGGAAACGCAAGTGTTGGACACGAGCGGTAACGACATTCGGACCCTGCCGAGTAACATCTTCAAACGTGTACGTTTGACGAATCTACAGCGTCTCTACCTACGCGAGTGCCGTATCGACCGAATCGATAGCGAAGCACTGGCCGGCCTTACGAATCTGGTAGAGCTCGATCTAAGCCACAACCTCTTAACGGTGGTCCCTACTGCAAGTTTCTTGGATACACCGTTCCTCAGGGATCTCGTACTGTCCAACAATCTTCTCAAGAGGATTCACTCGCACGCGTTCAAGAGTACACCGAACCTGGTCAAGTTGGATTTGTCTCACACGCAACTGGTTGAGATCGAGGCGAAAGGATTCCGGGGCTTGGAACTGTTGGAAAGTTTAAAGTTAAACAATAATCAGTTATCGACCCTTCATCCCGGTACGTTCGAGCCGTTGAACAAACTCACGAGCATAGAACTTCACGATAACCCCTGGATCTGTGATTGCCATTTACGCGAGATGAAAATGTGGCTCGTGAAGCACAATCTGCCGACCCTTCAAGCACCCCTTTGTCACGGTCCGAAACAATTATTGAATCGTACCTTTACCGATTTGAGTATCGACGATTTTGCCTGTCGACCGATTCTCCTGATAGCTAGTCGCTACGCCGAGGCAACGATAGGCGAAAATGCCAGTATCGTGTGTCGAGTTAGCGCGATACCACCGGCCAAGGTGAAATGGTATTGGAACGGACGTTTGCTGACCAACCATTCGGCATTCAGTGGCTATCAGAAGATTTTGATCTTTGAGGAGGGTCAGTTCCGGAAAAGAAGTACGCTAGTGCTGACGAATGCTCAGGAAGCGGACTCTAGCGAGTTCTACTGCGTGGCAGAAAATCGTGCTGGTAGCGTCGAGGCGAATTTCACTCTTCACGTATCCCTGAGAACCGCTGGCATGTCTACTCTCGGTTCCGGCCAAATCGCCGGTATATCCGCCGCTCTGGTCGTGCTCATTCTCTTTATACTCCTTATCATTCTCGTGTTGTTTATTCGTTTACGAAGAATGCCGTTGAAAGACGTGAAGTCGTCGGTTCCTGCGGAAGGGGTGTCCGCCGATAGTACAGGTGGTAATAACGAGAATCCATCATCGGCAACGTCGACTACTCGCagaaaacacgaagaaatcGAAACGACGTCGTTCGGTGTGGAATCGAAGCCACCGGTGTCCTTAAACCTGAGCTACGTTCAAAGACCTCAAGCAGCGGCCTTGCAGACAGAGAACGAGTACGGTTCGATCGGTCGTTTCGATGATCAGAGCCAACAACCCTCGGTGATGGTTGCACCGGGTGCTTGTTTCTCTTCCACTACGTCACTGATGCCGATTGACAATCCTGATCTTATCAGGGACACGCGACGTGGTTCGGCGGAAGACATTACTCCTTACGGCGGAGCGGACTATAGTCGTATGGAAGTGGTGGACGACGCGAAGATCCTTTACACGAGTTGTATGTGGGAGGCGAGGGATACGTGCAGAACAACGGTTCCGGTGAGCACGTACCCTTCGAAGGAAGCCCTAGCTGTAGTGGCACCTATGGTCGAGCAATTTCCGCCAGGGGCGAAACAAATAAGAGTATGGCAGAAGGGAGTTCCGGTTTTGCCACCGGTGTCTGCGTTGAAGCGTGTCCTCGGCTCGACGCGTAGCTCCCCCGACGAGGGTTATCAAGAAGGGACTGGAACCGATGTCTAG